A stretch of the Archangium violaceum genome encodes the following:
- a CDS encoding 2-keto-4-pentenoate hydratase — protein sequence MTARMHEELARLLDQARLEAREIPPLTKQHPDLALTDAYAIQAEGLRLRTSRGERVVGLKMGFTSEAKRRQMNLDSPVYGVLTDRMEIPAGGVFRLQGSIHPKIEPEIAFRTSRELRGRITREQALDACSSVFAALEILDSRYVGFKYFSLPDVVADNSSSSLFVLGTTERPPRELDLPRLEMVLEVNGERVQAARSDAISGDPVVSIIQLCELLDQRGESLPAGSVVLSGAATAAHMLHAGDRVRLTVEGLGEVTVSIES from the coding sequence ATGACGGCACGCATGCACGAAGAGCTGGCCCGGCTGCTGGACCAGGCCCGACTGGAAGCCCGCGAGATTCCCCCCCTCACGAAGCAACACCCGGACCTCGCGCTGACGGACGCCTACGCCATCCAGGCCGAGGGCCTCCGCCTGCGCACCTCGCGCGGCGAGCGCGTGGTGGGCTTGAAGATGGGCTTCACCTCCGAGGCCAAGCGCCGGCAGATGAACCTGGACTCGCCCGTGTACGGCGTCCTCACGGACCGGATGGAAATCCCCGCCGGTGGCGTCTTCCGGCTCCAGGGCTCCATCCACCCCAAGATCGAACCGGAGATCGCCTTCCGCACCTCGCGCGAGCTGCGCGGCCGCATCACCCGCGAGCAGGCGCTCGATGCGTGCTCGAGCGTCTTCGCCGCGCTGGAGATCCTCGACTCGCGCTACGTCGGCTTCAAATACTTCTCCCTGCCCGACGTGGTGGCGGACAACTCCTCCTCCTCGCTCTTCGTCCTGGGCACCACCGAGCGCCCGCCTCGCGAGCTGGACCTGCCCCGGCTCGAGATGGTGCTGGAGGTGAACGGCGAGCGCGTGCAGGCGGCGCGCTCGGACGCCATCTCCGGCGACCCGGTGGTCTCCATCATTCAACTGTGCGAGCTGCTGGACCAACGCGGAGAGTCCCTGCCCGCCGGCAGCGTCGTCCTCTCCGGCGCCGCCACCGCGGCCCACATGCTCCACGCCGGGGACCGCGTCCGACTCACCGTGGAAGGCCTGGGAGAAGTCACGGTTTCCATCGAGTCC